A single Struthio camelus isolate bStrCam1 chromosome 6, bStrCam1.hap1, whole genome shotgun sequence DNA region contains:
- the LOC104141666 gene encoding anterior gradient protein 3-like yields MHSFPLLCSLVLCNGLMVAAQRKVQELPDEDEEEESPARIRTPQTLSRGWGDDIEWVQTYEEGLARSKQSKKPLMVIHHLEDCPYSQALRKAFASSTEIQRMAQEDFIMLNLVHSSSDDNMAPDGHYVPRILFVDPSMTVRADITGKYGNRMYTYEPQDISALIENMRQAKSLLHTEL; encoded by the exons ATGCACTCCTTTCCGCTACTGTGCTCCCTCGTTCTCTGCAATGGCCTAATGGTGGCTGCACAGAGAAAGGTCCAGGAGCTCCCTGATGAAGACGAGGAAGAGGAAAGCCCTGCCCGGATACGGACCCCGCAGACTCTCTCTCGAG GCTGGGGAGATGACATTGAATGGGTGCAGACGTATGAAGAAGGTTTAGCAAGATCAAAACAAAG caaaaagcCGCTGATGGTCATTCACCATCTGGAAGACTGTCCTTACAGCCAAG ctTTAAGGAAGGCTTTTGCTTCCAGCACAGAGATTCAGCGGATGGCTCAGGAGGACTTTATCATGCTTAATCTGGTA CATTCCAGCAGTGATGACAACATGGCGCCTGATGGCCATTATGTCCCTCGGATCCTCTTTGTCG atccTTCTATGACAGTTCGAGCTGATATAACTGGCAAATATGGGAACAGGATGTACACCTATGAGCCACAAGATATTTCAGCCT TGATTGAAAACATGAGACAAGCCAAGTCACTTCTCCACACAGAGCTCTGA